A window of Cohnella herbarum contains these coding sequences:
- a CDS encoding response regulator transcription factor, translated as MSIFTVLLVDDEPLVLEGLSFMIDWETHGFRVCGEACDGEEALERIKELSPDLVVTDISMPVLDGLQLIEHCTKELNAPCRFVVLSGHDDFAFAQKALTCGVLDYWLKPIDVEEIHAVLGKLRSQWLNPDGYDTASSPHATSSLEASWSIPDADDPLIDAEDRLLLAIQAIDGTAIDEAAERLCRQLELSFEGDGKTGKAFLSNVLMELIWKVMEGEMKNSSPEGEHDLSLPILPNGTDRWPGILASFARNSAEQLARQRSVTGPVGETARFIRERYREPLQLRTIARRLHFQPAYLGQLFKKQMGLSFLDYVHRTRVEAGRKLLRRTDMKIADVARTVGYADPEQFAAKFKQWMDMTPSQYKNG; from the coding sequence ATCTCGATCTTCACTGTTCTGCTTGTCGACGACGAACCGCTCGTCTTAGAAGGTTTGTCATTCATGATCGATTGGGAAACTCACGGTTTCCGCGTCTGCGGCGAAGCGTGCGATGGGGAAGAAGCGCTGGAGCGGATCAAGGAGCTAAGCCCCGATCTAGTCGTAACGGACATAAGCATGCCGGTCTTGGACGGACTGCAACTGATCGAGCACTGCACCAAAGAGTTGAACGCGCCATGCCGTTTCGTCGTTCTTAGCGGACATGACGATTTCGCCTTTGCCCAGAAGGCGTTAACGTGCGGAGTGCTCGATTACTGGTTGAAGCCGATCGACGTCGAGGAAATCCACGCTGTACTCGGAAAACTTCGCAGTCAATGGTTGAATCCGGACGGATACGATACCGCGAGTTCGCCGCATGCGACCTCGTCGTTAGAAGCGAGTTGGTCGATCCCGGATGCCGATGATCCGTTGATTGATGCGGAGGATCGTCTATTGCTCGCAATCCAAGCGATCGACGGGACGGCGATTGACGAAGCGGCTGAACGGCTGTGCCGGCAACTGGAACTATCGTTCGAAGGGGATGGGAAAACGGGTAAGGCTTTCTTGTCGAACGTGTTAATGGAATTGATATGGAAAGTGATGGAGGGAGAAATGAAAAACTCGTCTCCGGAAGGCGAACATGACCTCTCGCTTCCGATCTTGCCGAACGGGACAGACCGTTGGCCCGGCATCTTAGCGTCATTCGCACGAAATTCAGCGGAGCAGTTGGCACGGCAACGATCCGTAACCGGTCCAGTAGGGGAGACTGCCAGATTCATCCGGGAGCGGTATCGCGAGCCGCTTCAGTTGCGGACCATCGCTAGAAGGCTCCATTTCCAACCAGCTTATCTTGGTCAGTTGTTTAAGAAGCAGATGGGTCTATCTTTCCTCGACTACGTTCACCGCACGCGGGTCGAGGCAGGCCGCAAGCTTCTGCGGCGTACGGATATGAAGATAGCCGACGTAGCCCGGACGGTCGGTTACGCGGATCCCGAGCAATTCGCCGCGAAATTCAAGCAATGGATGGACATGACCCCATCTCAATATAAGAACGGCTGA
- a CDS encoding ABC transporter permease — MSQHTVQKVEIAPQSAPRTETFWRKMVRQRQLIIMSFPMVLYVLLFAYGPLWGWLMAFQDFKPMAGSSIFEQTWVGLDQFKFLFMDEGFTRVLRNTIAMSFISLILGFGTAIGLALLLNEIKKTGFKRLIQTISYLPHFLSWVIVTGLVSMSLSTEGGIVNIVLMKLHIINEPILWLGEGKYFWGIVGMTNVWKEVGWNTIIYLAAIASVDPSLYEAAEVDGAGRYRKIWNITLPGIRPIIVILMIMNVGWILNGGGFDIQYFLGNGQVLDWSETIDIFVLKYGLKLGNYSLGVAAGIFKTIVSIILLYCANLIAKRLGEERLI; from the coding sequence ATGTCGCAGCATACGGTCCAAAAGGTTGAAATCGCACCTCAGTCCGCTCCGCGGACCGAAACGTTCTGGAGGAAGATGGTCCGCCAGCGACAGTTGATCATCATGTCTTTCCCAATGGTGTTATACGTCCTACTCTTTGCCTATGGTCCCCTCTGGGGCTGGCTGATGGCGTTCCAGGACTTTAAGCCGATGGCGGGATCCTCGATCTTCGAGCAGACCTGGGTCGGACTGGATCAATTCAAGTTTCTGTTTATGGATGAAGGCTTTACCCGCGTTCTTCGCAATACGATCGCGATGAGCTTCATCTCGCTCATCCTTGGGTTTGGTACGGCGATCGGCTTGGCACTACTGTTGAATGAAATCAAGAAAACAGGCTTCAAACGGTTAATCCAGACCATCTCGTATCTTCCGCACTTTCTTTCTTGGGTTATTGTGACCGGTCTCGTCTCGATGTCGTTGTCCACTGAAGGCGGCATCGTAAACATCGTACTGATGAAGCTCCATATCATCAATGAACCTATTCTGTGGCTAGGCGAAGGCAAGTACTTCTGGGGAATCGTTGGGATGACCAACGTCTGGAAGGAGGTCGGCTGGAATACGATCATCTACTTGGCGGCCATTGCATCCGTCGATCCGTCCTTGTACGAAGCTGCCGAGGTAGACGGCGCGGGGCGCTACCGCAAAATATGGAACATCACGCTGCCCGGCATCAGGCCGATTATTGTCATCCTGATGATCATGAACGTCGGCTGGATTCTAAACGGCGGCGGTTTCGATATTCAATATTTCCTCGGAAATGGACAAGTGCTCGACTGGTCGGAGACGATCGACATATTTGTACTGAAGTACGGTCTCAAACTCGGGAACTACTCGCTCGGCGTCGCAGCCGGCATATTCAAAACTATCGTGAGCATCATACTACTCTACTGCGCGAATTTAATCGCCAAGCGTCTCGGCGAAGAGCGACTTATATAA
- a CDS encoding response regulator transcription factor, which produces MYSVLLVDDEPYAIEGLQMFVDWEHLGFRVCGVCENGVEALSAARELKPDVIVTDIRMPEMDGLELIGQLRGERGISIEFVVLSAYGEFAFAKRAMQLGVHQYLLKPVIGEEAAEVLNQIRMRLDVRRKFRQKASEGGEGKSLPALAAYRMKDVLEAIEDADRVRAADVIDSLFREMEGRSLEWAELFADSLIVQCGKLIRETGGDLALLLHSSQDPATYGADDGPTSSRMRILSFAKQVIDSVQLIRERKPGSIMTEVDRYVRENYRNPLSIRGMAARFYLNPVYLGKAYQDKFGCGLLDRMHDLRIAEACEKLRSTTETTSAVAEQVGYAHYRYFLQHFERRTGRKPAEYRDLKG; this is translated from the coding sequence ATGTACTCGGTGCTGTTGGTGGATGATGAACCGTATGCGATCGAAGGTTTGCAAATGTTTGTTGATTGGGAACATCTTGGATTCCGCGTCTGCGGCGTGTGTGAGAACGGCGTCGAGGCTCTGTCTGCGGCGCGGGAGTTGAAGCCGGATGTTATCGTGACGGATATTCGGATGCCGGAGATGGACGGCTTGGAATTGATCGGGCAATTGCGCGGCGAGCGGGGAATCTCTATCGAATTCGTCGTGCTTAGCGCTTACGGTGAATTTGCGTTCGCCAAACGCGCCATGCAACTCGGCGTCCATCAATACTTGTTAAAGCCGGTCATCGGAGAAGAGGCGGCGGAGGTGCTGAATCAGATTCGAATGCGGCTGGATGTCCGCCGTAAGTTCCGACAGAAGGCGAGTGAGGGCGGTGAAGGGAAGTCGCTGCCAGCTCTGGCCGCGTATCGGATGAAGGACGTGCTGGAAGCGATCGAAGATGCGGATCGGGTTCGGGCGGCGGACGTGATCGATAGCTTGTTCCGGGAAATGGAAGGCCGTTCGTTAGAATGGGCCGAGCTGTTCGCGGATTCATTGATCGTTCAATGCGGCAAGTTGATTCGTGAAACCGGCGGCGATTTGGCTTTGTTGCTGCATTCCAGTCAAGATCCGGCTACATACGGGGCGGATGATGGGCCGACGTCCTCGCGGATGCGCATACTTTCTTTTGCGAAGCAGGTGATCGACTCCGTGCAATTGATTCGAGAGCGCAAGCCCGGCAGCATCATGACCGAGGTCGATCGGTACGTCCGCGAGAATTATCGCAATCCGCTATCAATCCGGGGCATGGCGGCTCGGTTTTATTTGAACCCGGTTTATCTAGGAAAGGCTTATCAAGATAAGTTCGGCTGCGGATTGCTCGATCGGATGCATGATTTGCGTATCGCCGAGGCTTGCGAAAAGCTTCGAAGCACAACCGAGACGACAAGCGCTGTCGCAGAGCAGGTCGGATACGCGCACTACCGCTATTTTCTGCAACATTTCGAACGACGGACGGGCAGGAAGCCAGCGGAATACCGGGATTTGAAAGGGTAA
- a CDS encoding dihydrofolate reductase family protein, whose protein sequence is MAKIIFALNQSLDGFVDHDHPAFQPDPVLFRHFIDDVRGLSGSLYGRRMYETMRYWDGDHSEWDTPEREYAAAWQSKPKWVVSRTLKSVGPNASLIEGDLAAAIRGLKAQHEGEIEVAGPELAHSLTELGLIDEYRLYLHPVVLGHGKPFFAGPRPPLRLVASDRIGEQVIRLTYVPA, encoded by the coding sequence ATGGCAAAAATCATTTTCGCATTGAACCAGTCTTTGGACGGGTTCGTTGACCACGACCACCCGGCATTCCAGCCCGACCCCGTGCTATTCCGTCATTTCATCGACGACGTGCGCGGCCTGTCGGGCAGCCTGTACGGGCGCCGCATGTACGAGACCATGCGGTATTGGGACGGAGACCATTCTGAATGGGATACGCCGGAACGAGAATACGCAGCGGCGTGGCAAAGCAAACCGAAGTGGGTGGTGTCGAGGACGTTAAAGTCCGTCGGTCCGAACGCTTCTCTGATCGAGGGCGACCTCGCAGCGGCCATTCGTGGACTGAAGGCTCAGCATGAAGGGGAGATTGAAGTTGCGGGACCGGAGTTGGCGCACAGTCTAACGGAGCTCGGTCTCATTGATGAGTATCGACTCTATCTCCATCCAGTCGTGTTGGGTCATGGCAAGCCGTTCTTCGCCGGTCCGCGGCCGCCGCTGCGCCTCGTCGCAAGCGATCGAATTGGCGAGCAGGTGATCAGGTTGACCTACGTTCCAGCTTAG
- a CDS encoding carbohydrate ABC transporter permease, with the protein MQTAIRKYKTEPFLFHTFNTLFMLFVAVVTLYPFLNTLAVSFNAGLDTTRGGIYVWPREWTFKNYEAVFATGKVYHAFWVSVARTVIGTVVSVFLTTMLAYTISRKEYMFRKPVTLIFILTMYFSAGLIPSYFLIKDLNLLNTFLVYILFPGAGAGLISAFNMLVVRTYIHTLPESLIESSKIDGASDFRVFFSIILPLCTPVLATIALFTAVGQWNTWFDTFIFASSKQNLSTLQYELMRLMSSTVNSNANPSLSSTAARDTATMITPLSIRAAITMVASVPILVVYPFLQRHFVSGLQLGSVKE; encoded by the coding sequence ATGCAAACAGCCATCAGAAAATACAAGACGGAGCCGTTTCTGTTTCATACGTTTAACACTTTATTCATGCTGTTCGTTGCGGTTGTCACATTGTATCCGTTCCTCAACACGTTGGCGGTCTCGTTCAACGCGGGCCTCGATACGACGCGCGGCGGCATCTACGTATGGCCGCGGGAATGGACGTTCAAGAACTATGAAGCAGTGTTCGCGACCGGCAAAGTGTACCACGCTTTCTGGGTGTCCGTCGCCCGGACCGTGATCGGTACGGTGGTCAGCGTCTTCCTGACCACTATGCTGGCGTATACGATTAGCCGTAAAGAATATATGTTCCGTAAACCCGTCACGCTAATTTTTATACTTACGATGTATTTCAGTGCCGGTCTCATTCCTTCCTATTTTTTGATCAAGGATCTGAATTTGCTGAATACGTTTCTTGTTTATATTCTGTTCCCGGGAGCAGGGGCGGGGCTGATCAGCGCGTTTAACATGCTCGTCGTCCGTACCTACATTCACACGCTGCCGGAAAGCTTGATCGAATCGTCTAAGATAGACGGCGCAAGCGATTTCCGGGTATTCTTTAGCATCATTTTGCCGCTTTGTACGCCGGTGCTCGCGACGATCGCGCTGTTCACGGCCGTCGGCCAATGGAACACGTGGTTCGACACGTTTATCTTCGCCTCGTCGAAGCAGAACCTGAGTACGCTTCAATACGAACTGATGAGGCTGATGTCTTCAACAGTAAATTCCAATGCCAATCCGAGCTTGTCGTCTACAGCTGCCAGGGATACCGCAACGATGATTACGCCGCTGTCGATCCGAGCCGCCATTACGATGGTTGCATCGGTGCCGATTCTGGTTGTATATCCGTTCCTGCAGCGGCATTTCGTCTCGGGATTGCAGTTAGGGAGCGTAAAAGAGTAA
- a CDS encoding ABC transporter substrate-binding protein, with the protein MGVRTRKAALGLLMLILTFSIFASACSKNGNNEGSSSSSASPRASGSSPEASASESDSPEATVEPFTISLFTAATGPIPTDDNKIYKEIKEQLGVTLKEEYLVGDIEQKLGVMIAGGDYPDMITANTKLTAAKAVIPLEDLIEQNAPNLKKIFGKVWEQLKDPADGHIYWLPNYGVYQGEFKPTDYMGPAFYIQKAILKEYGFPKIKTLDEYFKLIEDYAAKYPEIDGQPTIGFSSLAFDWRDWGLRNAPQHLAGHPNDGGVLVDPNTNVATLFAATDTAKPYYNKLNEINAKGLMDKEAFAQNYDQYLAKVSSGRVLGMFDQRWNFGQAHDSLISQGKFDRTYVGFPLVYDVNTKDYYLDRPPINLGNGFGITVNAEDPVKVIKFIDTMVSEKWQKRLSWGEEGVDYLVGDNGLYYRTPEMRKQQEDVTWKQQYKAESLWGYLPKLEGNYPDGNADGPGNQPDEFFANLKDIDKELLTAYGFKTWTDFFSSPPENRVSYPAWNIDLIEGSPAKVANQKMKDLDFKYLPKAILSKPDKFEEVWSDYVGQMGKVDTQAYLDRVNEQLKWRTDTWTSK; encoded by the coding sequence ATGGGGGTTCGCACTAGAAAAGCAGCTTTAGGGTTGCTCATGCTGATTCTGACTTTCAGTATCTTCGCGTCAGCTTGCTCCAAGAACGGTAACAATGAAGGCAGCTCTTCTTCATCGGCATCGCCGAGAGCGAGCGGTTCCTCGCCCGAAGCCAGCGCGTCCGAATCCGACTCGCCCGAAGCGACTGTGGAGCCATTCACCATCTCCTTGTTTACGGCTGCTACGGGACCGATCCCGACGGACGACAACAAAATCTACAAGGAAATCAAAGAGCAGCTCGGCGTGACGCTGAAGGAAGAATATCTGGTCGGCGATATCGAGCAGAAGCTCGGCGTTATGATCGCCGGCGGCGATTACCCGGACATGATTACGGCGAATACGAAGCTGACGGCGGCCAAAGCGGTCATCCCGTTGGAAGACCTGATCGAGCAGAACGCACCGAACTTGAAGAAGATATTCGGAAAAGTGTGGGAACAATTGAAAGACCCGGCGGACGGTCACATTTACTGGCTGCCGAACTACGGGGTCTATCAAGGCGAATTCAAGCCGACGGATTACATGGGACCGGCATTCTATATCCAGAAGGCGATTCTCAAAGAATACGGTTTTCCGAAGATCAAAACGCTGGACGAATACTTCAAGCTGATTGAAGATTATGCGGCCAAGTACCCTGAGATTGACGGTCAACCGACGATCGGCTTCTCGTCGCTCGCTTTCGACTGGCGCGATTGGGGTCTGCGCAACGCGCCGCAGCATTTGGCCGGCCATCCGAACGACGGCGGCGTACTCGTCGATCCGAATACGAACGTTGCAACGCTATTCGCTGCTACGGATACCGCGAAGCCCTACTATAATAAGCTGAACGAAATCAATGCCAAAGGCTTGATGGACAAAGAAGCGTTCGCGCAAAACTATGACCAGTATCTGGCGAAGGTATCCAGCGGACGCGTGCTCGGTATGTTCGATCAACGTTGGAACTTCGGGCAAGCCCATGATTCACTCATCTCTCAAGGCAAGTTCGATCGCACTTACGTCGGCTTCCCGCTCGTATATGACGTAAACACGAAGGATTACTATCTTGATCGTCCGCCGATCAACTTGGGCAACGGGTTCGGCATCACGGTCAACGCCGAGGATCCGGTAAAAGTCATCAAGTTCATCGACACGATGGTCTCGGAGAAGTGGCAGAAGCGTCTCAGTTGGGGCGAAGAAGGCGTCGACTATCTCGTCGGCGACAACGGACTCTACTACCGGACGCCGGAAATGCGCAAACAACAAGAAGACGTCACTTGGAAGCAGCAGTACAAAGCGGAATCGCTCTGGGGGTATCTCCCTAAATTGGAAGGAAACTATCCAGATGGTAATGCGGACGGCCCGGGCAACCAACCGGACGAATTTTTCGCAAACTTGAAGGACATCGATAAAGAGCTGTTGACCGCATACGGCTTCAAAACGTGGACCGACTTCTTCTCGTCTCCGCCGGAGAACCGCGTGTCGTACCCGGCATGGAACATCGACCTCATCGAAGGTTCCCCGGCGAAAGTCGCCAACCAGAAGATGAAGGATTTGGACTTCAAGTACTTGCCGAAGGCGATCTTGAGTAAACCGGATAAATTCGAAGAAGTATGGTCCGATTATGTCGGACAAATGGGCAAAGTGGATACTCAAGCTTATCTGGATCGAGTAAACGAACAACTCAAATGGCGCACGGACACTTGGACGAGTAAATAA
- a CDS encoding cache domain-containing sensor histidine kinase: MRKPIGWLSFVNNIPLKWKFTLIYLLCVLLPILTINILFFRQTSKDIQSREQNNLQLTIERAAKKAMDMIEGGVTLSHSVATDRTLYEMLDKEYVDIVDFYESFNEVLTGKMRPFMSAYTYVENISVFTENPTVVTGSNFFILDEAEKRSPWYEAASASQSAVQVLMYTDVDPMNAKASKEYFSIVRKLNEYPLYGRYAKYLRIDLKLSSFDEILGEEKPYMTLSMLDSQNQVLFPSSQFMNPSASKDSGEDDILTFRSPLGNPSYIRGWTLVGLAETDRFQTAVQSSNHFIWMLAAISTLLPTSLIFIMLRSYNYRIRRLSRHMEKAKDEKFDLIVLREGKDEIGGLIRSYNRMVAQIESLVNDVYKLEIQQKDMELERIRAEMKLLQSQVNPHFLFNTLNALLVVSAKNGYAEVTDIIRNLSQLLRRMISWSDDVVTLQDELHFTEMYLKIEKFRFADRFDYLFHIEDEAASCLVPKMCIQPLVENACKHGLQAVKGQRMIRIEARRTDTYLHVQVEDNGKGMDEDRLNEIRSMMNGSLDSDENVGMRNVYKRLRLHYGERVDFYIDSRAGEGTRVSFRIPALSSDEGGR, from the coding sequence ATGCGTAAGCCGATCGGCTGGCTCAGCTTCGTCAACAACATTCCTCTCAAATGGAAGTTCACGCTTATCTACCTTCTTTGCGTTCTATTGCCGATCCTGACGATCAACATTCTCTTTTTCCGACAAACGTCGAAGGACATTCAATCCCGGGAGCAGAACAACCTTCAGCTAACGATCGAGCGGGCGGCCAAGAAGGCGATGGACATGATCGAGGGCGGCGTCACGCTTAGCCATTCCGTCGCGACGGACCGTACCTTATATGAGATGCTGGACAAGGAATATGTCGACATTGTCGATTTCTATGAAAGCTTCAATGAGGTGCTGACCGGTAAGATGAGGCCGTTCATGTCCGCCTATACGTACGTTGAGAATATCTCGGTATTCACGGAAAATCCGACGGTCGTGACCGGAAGCAATTTCTTCATCTTGGACGAAGCTGAGAAGCGCAGCCCATGGTATGAGGCGGCTTCCGCGTCCCAATCGGCCGTCCAGGTCCTCATGTATACAGATGTCGACCCTATGAACGCGAAAGCCAGTAAAGAATATTTCAGTATCGTGCGCAAGCTGAACGAATACCCGTTGTATGGGCGCTATGCCAAATATTTGCGAATCGATCTTAAGCTCAGCAGCTTCGACGAGATTCTAGGAGAGGAGAAACCTTATATGACGCTCAGCATGCTGGATTCGCAAAATCAAGTGCTTTTCCCCTCCTCCCAGTTTATGAATCCAAGCGCTTCGAAGGACAGCGGCGAGGACGACATACTGACGTTCCGAAGCCCGCTAGGCAATCCTTCGTATATTCGCGGATGGACGCTCGTCGGTCTTGCGGAAACGGACCGATTTCAGACGGCCGTCCAGAGCTCGAACCATTTCATCTGGATGCTGGCCGCTATTAGCACTTTGCTTCCGACTTCGCTCATTTTCATTATGTTGCGTTCGTACAATTATCGGATTCGTCGACTGTCTCGGCATATGGAGAAAGCGAAAGACGAGAAGTTCGACTTGATCGTGCTGCGGGAAGGCAAAGACGAGATCGGCGGGCTGATTCGCAGCTACAATCGGATGGTGGCTCAGATCGAGTCTCTCGTTAACGATGTCTACAAGCTCGAAATCCAACAGAAGGACATGGAGCTGGAGCGGATCCGTGCCGAAATGAAGCTGCTACAAAGCCAGGTAAATCCGCATTTCCTGTTCAATACGTTAAACGCCCTGCTCGTCGTCAGCGCTAAGAACGGCTATGCGGAAGTGACTGACATTATCCGCAACTTGTCCCAATTGCTTCGTCGGATGATCAGTTGGTCCGACGACGTCGTCACGCTGCAGGATGAGCTTCATTTTACGGAAATGTACTTGAAAATCGAAAAGTTCCGTTTTGCGGATAGGTTTGACTACCTCTTCCATATCGAAGATGAAGCCGCGAGTTGCCTAGTGCCGAAAATGTGCATCCAACCGCTTGTCGAGAATGCGTGCAAGCACGGGCTGCAGGCGGTCAAAGGGCAGCGAATGATTCGTATTGAAGCCCGGCGAACGGACACTTATTTGCACGTGCAGGTCGAAGATAACGGCAAAGGCATGGACGAGGATAGGTTGAACGAAATCCGAAGCATGATGAACGGCAGTCTCGATTCGGACGAGAACGTGGGCATGCGAAACGTTTATAAGCGGCTAAGGCTCCATTATGGGGAGCGCGTCGATTTTTACATCGACAGCCGTGCGGGCGAGGGCACTCGAGTCAGCTTTCGGATTCCTGCCTTGTCCTCGGATGAAGGGGGGAGATGA
- a CDS encoding YhcN/YlaJ family sporulation lipoprotein — MRKGIIVATVLLSSSIALTGCMGKTGDLGNKNIRPNAVGRGQEIGNGMNYKMRFANDQDNEQNRTIHGERRENNNVVGMHGNSRIETSDKVADKIAAMPGIKSAYVMMTDHNAYVAVNEDEKAKNDHHSLAAAVKDKIADQVRVLAPSVENVYVSANPDFAGRMEGYSKDVKAGHPVQGFLAEFNALVERVFPAPAGTRHR; from the coding sequence GTGCGTAAAGGAATCATAGTCGCAACCGTCTTGTTATCATCCTCAATTGCGTTAACGGGATGCATGGGAAAGACGGGAGATCTAGGGAATAAAAATATACGTCCGAACGCCGTAGGTCGTGGCCAAGAGATCGGCAACGGCATGAATTACAAAATGCGGTTCGCCAATGACCAGGATAATGAACAGAATCGCACGATACACGGGGAACGAAGAGAGAATAACAACGTCGTCGGCATGCATGGCAATTCCCGGATCGAGACAAGCGATAAGGTGGCCGATAAAATCGCAGCGATGCCGGGAATCAAATCCGCATATGTCATGATGACGGATCATAATGCCTATGTTGCCGTTAACGAGGATGAAAAAGCAAAAAACGACCATCATTCGCTGGCCGCAGCGGTTAAGGATAAGATTGCGGATCAAGTTCGGGTTTTGGCGCCATCGGTCGAGAATGTGTACGTATCCGCGAACCCGGACTTCGCCGGACGGATGGAAGGATATTCGAAAGACGTGAAAGCGGGACATCCGGTTCAAGGCTTTTTGGCCGAGTTTAACGCGTTAGTCGAACGGGTTTTCCCGGCACCGGCGGGCACGAGACATCGTTAG
- a CDS encoding xylulokinase — MNQNIKQAIVRGETSLGIEFGSTRIKAVLIDYNFETIGTSSYEWENQLIDGYWTYPLNEMINGLQETYRQLKQEVENNYGVTLQKIGSIGCSAMMQGYIVLDQAGELLVPFRTWRNATTGTAASELTEKFQFKIPQRWSIAHLYQAILNDEEHVTNIDYFTTLSGYIHWLLTGSKALGLGDASGMFPIDESELQYNEEMVKQFAELIADKGYPWSLEDILPKVYPAGEHAGYLSEDGARLLDPSGRLQAGIPLCPPEGDAGTGMVATNSVNKRTGNISVGTSIFAMIVLEKDLSAVYPEIDIVTTPDGSPVGMVLANNCSSDINAWLGLFREFYEAMGQKTDMNRLFNVLFNKAMEADADGGGLLSYGYYSGENITGLAKGRPLFVRSPESRFNLANFMRVHLFTAFAALRLGMDILTQKEQVTIDRILAHGGLFKTPLVGQKMCAAALNVPVSVMSTAGEGGAWGMAILTSYMVNKEQNESLADYLTTKVFNDSEGQEVYPDSADVNGFNLFMERYTEGLAIEQAAVDYFVENWKKL; from the coding sequence ATGAATCAAAATATTAAACAAGCGATAGTCAGAGGAGAAACCTCGCTTGGCATCGAATTTGGATCCACTCGAATCAAGGCTGTACTGATTGATTACAATTTTGAAACTATCGGTACCAGCAGCTATGAGTGGGAAAATCAATTGATCGACGGTTATTGGACCTACCCTCTCAATGAAATGATTAACGGATTACAAGAAACCTATCGCCAATTAAAGCAAGAGGTTGAAAATAATTATGGCGTAACGCTGCAAAAAATCGGTTCAATCGGATGTTCTGCCATGATGCAGGGCTATATTGTACTTGATCAAGCAGGGGAGCTATTGGTTCCGTTCCGTACATGGCGCAATGCCACAACGGGCACAGCTGCATCGGAGCTAACCGAGAAATTCCAGTTTAAAATTCCTCAACGCTGGAGCATTGCACATTTGTATCAAGCGATTTTAAACGATGAAGAGCATGTCACTAACATAGATTATTTTACAACTTTGTCGGGTTACATTCATTGGCTGTTGACCGGCAGCAAGGCTCTTGGTTTGGGGGATGCCTCCGGTATGTTCCCAATCGATGAATCTGAGCTGCAATATAATGAAGAGATGGTGAAGCAGTTTGCCGAATTAATTGCCGATAAAGGCTACCCGTGGAGTCTTGAAGATATTCTGCCTAAAGTATATCCTGCAGGTGAACATGCTGGCTATCTCAGTGAAGATGGTGCCCGGCTATTAGATCCCTCAGGCCGCCTGCAAGCGGGTATTCCGCTATGTCCTCCTGAAGGCGATGCCGGAACAGGCATGGTTGCTACGAATAGTGTCAACAAGCGTACTGGTAACATTTCCGTGGGTACGTCGATTTTTGCCATGATTGTACTGGAGAAAGATTTATCCGCGGTTTACCCTGAGATTGACATCGTGACTACGCCAGATGGCAGCCCTGTCGGCATGGTTCTTGCCAACAACTGCTCAAGCGATATTAATGCATGGCTCGGTTTATTCCGTGAATTTTATGAAGCCATGGGGCAGAAAACCGATATGAATCGGTTATTCAACGTCCTGTTCAACAAAGCGATGGAAGCAGACGCTGATGGCGGCGGCTTGCTGAGCTACGGCTACTATTCAGGCGAGAACATCACCGGGCTTGCAAAAGGTCGTCCGCTGTTCGTTCGTTCTCCAGAAAGCCGATTCAATCTCGCTAACTTTATGAGAGTACATTTGTTTACCGCATTTGCTGCACTAAGGCTTGGGATGGATATTTTGACACAGAAGGAGCAGGTGACGATTGACCGTATTTTGGCGCATGGCGGATTGTTCAAAACGCCGCTAGTCGGTCAAAAAATGTGTGCCGCTGCACTGAATGTTCCTGTTTCCGTCATGTCTACAGCTGGTGAGGGCGGTGCATGGGGAATGGCAATTTTGACATCCTATATGGTTAATAAGGAGCAGAATGAGAGCTTGGCTGATTACCTTACCACTAAAGTGTTTAATGATTCAGAAGGACAAGAGGTATATCCCGACAGCGCAGATGTGAATGGCTTTAACTTGTTTATGGAGCGTTACACGGAAGGGCTGGCAATTGAGCAGGCAGCGGTAGATTATTTTGTAGAAAATTGGAAGAAGCTTTAA